The following coding sequences are from one Sphingobium sp. V4 window:
- a CDS encoding MFS transporter — MKAWSPADEATRKPVSLAFIAVYVLAQFGIWVALLTPVVITMALRVGAIATEAEKGRWLGIILAIGGFVALVVTPICGALSDRTRSRFGRRRPWLLGGLLVSGAGLVVLGSAPNLLLLGLGWVVCQAGFNAMQAACLPILPDVIPVRMQGRVAGMLGMTSTAGTFAGSWITQFTQSSDLLMFLAPFAITVVGIVTLCLILPDRPASPDEDRPVGVGAMLRHIAAPFRDWDFSWAFGSRFLIMMAWSFLLTYQLFFLTDQLSLPKSDATQVMVKSMGIIATATIGISMIGGFITDWTGRRKPLVFLAAVLEGAGFLTIALAPSVDQFLVGVAMAGIGKGLYFAVDLALLAAILPSDQDRAKDMGVFQIANSLPQSLAPAIAPVILMIGSAGGKDYAAIYFTGAVFALLGAFAINPVRRSK, encoded by the coding sequence ATGAAAGCCTGGTCCCCTGCCGATGAGGCGACCCGCAAGCCGGTCTCGCTCGCCTTCATCGCCGTCTATGTGCTGGCGCAATTCGGCATTTGGGTCGCGCTGCTGACGCCGGTGGTGATTACCATGGCGCTGCGCGTCGGCGCGATCGCGACCGAAGCGGAAAAAGGGCGCTGGCTGGGCATCATCCTGGCGATCGGCGGGTTCGTCGCGCTGGTCGTGACGCCGATCTGCGGCGCGTTGTCGGATCGGACGCGCAGCCGTTTCGGGCGGCGGCGACCCTGGTTGCTGGGCGGACTGCTGGTCAGCGGCGCCGGATTGGTCGTCCTGGGGTCCGCACCCAACCTGCTGCTGCTGGGCCTTGGCTGGGTGGTCTGCCAAGCCGGTTTCAATGCGATGCAGGCCGCCTGCCTGCCGATCCTGCCCGATGTCATTCCGGTGCGGATGCAGGGGCGCGTCGCCGGGATGCTGGGCATGACATCGACCGCCGGCACCTTCGCTGGCAGCTGGATCACGCAGTTCACGCAATCGTCCGACCTGTTGATGTTCCTGGCGCCCTTCGCCATCACGGTCGTTGGCATCGTCACCCTGTGTCTGATCCTGCCCGACCGCCCGGCCTCGCCCGATGAAGATCGGCCCGTCGGCGTCGGCGCCATGCTGCGGCACATTGCAGCGCCTTTCCGCGACTGGGATTTCAGCTGGGCCTTCGGCAGCCGCTTCCTCATCATGATGGCCTGGTCCTTCCTGCTGACCTACCAGCTCTTCTTCCTGACCGACCAATTGTCGCTGCCGAAATCGGATGCGACGCAGGTGATGGTCAAATCGATGGGAATCATCGCGACCGCCACAATCGGCATATCGATGATCGGCGGCTTCATTACCGACTGGACCGGCCGCCGCAAGCCGCTGGTATTCCTGGCGGCCGTGCTGGAAGGCGCGGGATTCCTGACAATCGCGCTCGCGCCCTCGGTCGACCAGTTCCTGGTCGGCGTGGCGATGGCAGGGATCGGCAAGGGCCTGTATTTCGCTGTCGATCTGGCGCTGCTGGCCGCCATCCTGCCGAGCGATCAGGACCGGGCCAAGGATATGGGCGTCTTCCAGATCGCCAACAGCCTGCCCCAGTCGCTCGCCCCGGCCATCGCGCCGGTCATCCTGATGATCGGCAGCGCCGGCGGAAAGGATTATGCCGCCATCTATTTCACAGGCGCGGTTTTCGCCCTGCTGGGCGCGTTCGCGATCAACCCCGTTCGCCGATCGAAATGA